Sequence from the Candidatus Woesearchaeota archaeon genome:
CAACTTCGGCAGGAACCAGCTATCGCCAGATTCGATTGGCTTTTCACCCCTAGCCACAGGTTACGAGAACACTTGCCCGTAGCACCTCTGCAGGCCTCCACGAGGTTTTACCCCCGCTTCACCTTACCCACGGCTAGATCATCTGGCTTCGGGTCTGGCCCGTGTGACTTGAGGCGCTTTCACACCCTCCCCCTCGCAAGCTGCGGGGATTCGCTTTCGCTCCGGATCCGCCGCTGACCGGCTTATCCTCGCCACACAGGCAAACTCCCTGGCACGTTATTCAAAACGGACGATGCACACCCGAAAAGTGCGCATCCCACTATAGCTGACAGGTTTCAAGATCTTTTAACTCCCTGCAAAGGGTGCTTTTCAGCGTTCCCTCACGGTACTGTACGCTATCGGACTCGAGGAGTATTTAGGGTTGGAGGTTTGTGTCCCCCACCTTCACACTCCATTTCCAAGAAGTGCTACTCAGGAGATCCCCTGATCCCATTTCGCTCCTGCTACGGGGCTCTCACCCTCTCTAGCCTGGCATTCCAGCCACGTTCGCATCGCGAAACGAGGGAACAACGGGGCCCATACACCACATCTCCAACGCTTTTCAGCGCAGGATTCAGTTTGCCCTCTGCTGCTTTGGGTCGCTCCTACTCACAGCATCCCATATTGGTTTCTCTTCCTCCGGGTACTAAGATGTTTCAATTCCCCGGGTTCGCTATCCTTACGGATTCAAGAGGAGAAGTCTCATTCGGAGATCCGTGGTTCAACGGTCACGTGCACCTCGCCACAGCTTATCGCAGCTTGTCACGTCCTTCTTCGCCTCTCGAGCCGAGCTATCCACCTGCCAGCGTCATTCTTTTCCTGTGTACACAGGGACGCTTCCATGGATTTTTTTTCCTCTGCGCGCGCCTCACTGAACATGAAAAAACGTTCATGCCCTCCGGCACCACCACCCGCCACGCCTCGCGTGACGAGCTGAATACATAAACAACCCTAACTCCGTATGCACAAGGGCGTGCTCGCACCCCCCGTGCAACAATGGACTCGTCGGGACTTTCACCAACGAGCCCACCAAGACGGACCCGTTGCTTTTGAACCCGAGGCCTCCCGCGTGCAAGGCGGGCGCTCTACCAGGCTGAGCTACGAGCCCATAGGGTCCCCTCAAGGAAAACGTGCTTCCTCGAGAACCTCATCGAGCAAAAAGGACATCGATGAGCGTCATCAAGAGGGTTCCAACTTATTTAAAAGGTTATCGGTTCTTGCACGTCGAAAACCCGAAGAGCGCGTACAAGGGACAAAACCCAACAACCGCCGTGAGACCAAACACCAGCGCGAGCACAAACCACCACGGACTGTGCACCGCGCCTAGCACAGCAAAAACCACGGCTAAAACGCCCCGAACAACCCTATCAACAACACCTTCATTCTTCTTCATACTACCACCTCCTCACACCCCTCAGCAACGAACAAGCCAGTAATAAACCTTTCCCTCACTACAATTTTTTCTCGCCACGTTTTCCCAGCACCCTGTTCAATTGAGCGCCGTGCACAAACACGCGTTCAGAAAAAAAAGAAAGAAAAAAAGTGGAAAAAGAAAAAATGAAGCGCTTCAGAAAAACAAGGAAAAGAAAAAAAGAAAGGGTAAGA
This genomic interval carries:
- a CDS encoding DUF2892 domain-containing protein; translated protein: MKKNEGVVDRVVRGVLAVVFAVLGAVHSPWWFVLALVFGLTAVVGFCPLYALFGFSTCKNR